A window of Rhizobium acidisoli contains these coding sequences:
- a CDS encoding bifunctional diguanylate cyclase/phosphodiesterase has translation MLSRLSDNKQLRRVLKNTRVSFLVSSLVALVVIMVGFGLDRANTQSYERELHIRTESEANLIRARVMAEINMDLSMVRDLANLISVSAANGEEMERQINWLLIQNPSFIHIAVAPDFIIDNVYPRLPGNEEIGRDVRATLFSRQAMTPAAGDQSARFYGPVSTDGRDGFAIFFPVFVKENGQRRLWGAVELIIDQQMFYEATGLMPARDRENRERFPHLNHLSIALRDIGSPARAATAAPFFGSSEIDDKNPMRQKIGFAGGKWELSVVPNSGWDAIPENRTELRLIVLAAGCIIIIPIFFATLLLGERNRNITELETREAKLKELSQRLDLALESSNIGIWELEDHSSSLLWDARAAALHGKPAQEGSRALDEWLAAILPEDREIAEVHFFSCSIAGAACTAQYRIVRADGGIRHLRSVGAFYTDAGGVSRTIGIVWDVTADAETTDTLRKAKDMSEVKNAELELALEELSSREGQLAELSSRLDLALNSYQCGIWEARPDRGGSIWNERMHELYGLAPRNGFMTEETWLGCIHPEDRGLALESARHFKKNGDTHTLVCRVIVDGGAVRYVRSVGKVHQTGTGEMKIMGIAFDATEDVLMTIRLKAAKDEAVAKNIELELAKNRIEHNSLHDPLTALANRRKLDIALEELTNDGRRHRQKFSILHIDLDRFKDINDTLGHAAGDAMLVHASKVLAKNVRGSDIVARIGGDEFVILALDVGDTEMAQLSARIIEEMRQPIDFQGFSCRCGVSIGVALANGIHVDARKVLINADIALYRAKSTGRNRFEFFNHNLQADIVNTKRTADEILAGIDNGEFTAWYQPQFSARTMELTGVEALVRWKHPSKGWLAPDKFLRIADEINVVQMLDRIVLETALRDKMRWTAQGIAVPKVSVNVSARRLHDGSLLESLADLHIRPGELSFELVESIFLDESEDVVSHNLEHIKALGIDIEIDDFGTGHTSIVSLLKLKPKRLKIDRQLVQPIVGATQERALVRSIIDIARSLGVETVAEGVETAAHAELLRDLGCDILQGYAFSRPLSFDDFTTEATGTGWRLAS, from the coding sequence TTGTTATCCAGGCTGAGCGACAACAAGCAGTTGCGGCGCGTGTTGAAGAATACCCGCGTCTCGTTTCTGGTTTCATCGCTTGTCGCCCTTGTCGTCATCATGGTCGGCTTCGGCCTCGATCGGGCCAATACTCAATCTTATGAGCGCGAACTTCATATCCGCACCGAAAGCGAGGCAAACCTCATCCGCGCCCGGGTGATGGCCGAGATCAATATGGACCTCAGCATGGTCCGCGACCTTGCCAATCTGATCTCCGTCAGCGCCGCAAACGGAGAGGAGATGGAGCGGCAGATCAACTGGCTGCTGATCCAGAATCCGTCCTTCATTCACATCGCCGTCGCACCGGATTTCATTATCGACAACGTCTATCCCAGGCTACCCGGCAATGAGGAGATCGGTCGCGACGTGCGAGCAACGCTGTTTTCACGCCAGGCCATGACGCCGGCGGCCGGCGATCAGTCGGCGCGCTTCTATGGCCCTGTCAGCACCGACGGCCGGGACGGCTTTGCAATATTCTTCCCGGTTTTCGTCAAGGAGAACGGCCAACGGCGGCTGTGGGGGGCGGTCGAACTCATCATCGACCAGCAGATGTTCTACGAGGCGACCGGGCTCATGCCGGCGCGCGACCGCGAGAACCGGGAACGTTTTCCGCATCTCAACCATCTATCGATCGCCCTCCGGGATATCGGCTCACCGGCGAGGGCCGCGACAGCCGCGCCGTTCTTCGGGTCCTCCGAGATCGACGACAAGAATCCGATGCGCCAGAAGATCGGCTTTGCCGGCGGCAAGTGGGAACTCTCCGTCGTTCCGAACAGCGGCTGGGACGCGATACCGGAGAACCGCACCGAGCTGCGCCTGATCGTCCTTGCCGCCGGCTGCATCATCATCATCCCGATCTTCTTCGCGACCCTTCTGCTCGGCGAGCGCAATCGCAATATCACCGAGCTGGAAACGCGCGAGGCGAAACTCAAGGAACTGTCGCAGCGGCTCGATCTGGCGCTGGAATCCTCGAATATCGGCATCTGGGAGCTGGAAGATCATTCGAGCAGCCTGCTCTGGGATGCACGTGCGGCGGCCCTGCACGGCAAGCCGGCGCAGGAAGGAAGCCGGGCGCTCGACGAATGGCTGGCGGCGATCCTGCCCGAGGACCGCGAGATCGCCGAAGTGCATTTCTTCAGCTGCAGCATCGCCGGCGCCGCCTGCACGGCGCAGTACCGCATCGTGCGGGCCGATGGCGGCATCCGCCATCTCCGCTCGGTCGGCGCCTTTTATACCGATGCCGGCGGCGTCAGCAGGACGATCGGCATCGTCTGGGACGTGACCGCCGATGCGGAGACGACCGATACGCTGCGCAAGGCGAAAGACATGAGCGAGGTCAAGAATGCCGAGCTGGAGCTGGCGCTTGAAGAGCTTTCCAGCCGCGAGGGACAACTCGCCGAGCTATCGAGCCGGCTCGACCTGGCGCTCAATTCCTATCAATGCGGCATCTGGGAAGCGCGGCCCGACCGGGGCGGCTCGATCTGGAACGAGCGCATGCACGAACTCTATGGGCTTGCGCCGCGCAACGGCTTCATGACCGAAGAGACCTGGCTTGGCTGCATCCACCCCGAGGACCGGGGGCTGGCGCTGGAAAGCGCGCGCCACTTCAAGAAGAACGGCGATACCCACACCCTCGTCTGCCGGGTGATCGTCGATGGCGGCGCAGTGCGCTACGTCCGCTCGGTCGGCAAGGTCCACCAGACGGGAACCGGCGAGATGAAGATCATGGGCATCGCCTTCGATGCCACCGAAGACGTGCTGATGACGATCCGGCTGAAAGCCGCCAAGGACGAAGCGGTCGCCAAGAATATCGAGCTCGAGCTTGCCAAGAACAGGATCGAGCACAATTCGCTGCACGACCCGCTGACCGCCCTCGCCAATCGCCGCAAGCTCGATATCGCGCTCGAAGAGCTGACGAATGACGGCCGCCGGCACCGGCAGAAATTCTCGATCCTGCACATCGACCTCGACCGCTTCAAGGACATCAACGACACGCTTGGCCATGCCGCCGGCGATGCCATGCTGGTGCACGCCTCGAAGGTGCTCGCCAAGAATGTGCGCGGCAGCGATATCGTCGCGCGCATCGGCGGCGACGAATTCGTCATCCTCGCCCTGGATGTCGGCGACACGGAGATGGCGCAGCTTTCGGCGCGGATCATCGAGGAGATGCGCCAGCCGATCGATTTCCAGGGTTTTTCCTGCCGCTGCGGCGTCTCGATCGGCGTGGCGCTTGCCAACGGCATTCACGTCGATGCGCGCAAGGTCCTGATCAATGCCGATATCGCGCTCTACCGCGCCAAGAGCACGGGCCGCAATCGCTTCGAATTCTTCAATCACAATCTCCAGGCCGACATCGTCAACACCAAGCGCACGGCCGATGAGATCCTCGCCGGCATCGACAATGGCGAGTTCACCGCCTGGTACCAGCCGCAATTCTCAGCCCGGACGATGGAGCTGACCGGTGTGGAGGCGCTGGTGCGCTGGAAACATCCGTCCAAGGGGTGGCTTGCGCCCGACAAGTTCCTGCGCATCGCCGACGAGATCAATGTCGTGCAGATGCTCGACCGGATCGTGCTGGAAACGGCGCTGCGCGACAAGATGCGCTGGACGGCGCAAGGCATTGCCGTGCCCAAGGTCTCGGTCAATGTTTCGGCGCGGCGGCTGCATGACGGCAGCCTGCTGGAATCGCTCGCCGACCTGCATATCCGCCCCGGCGAGCTTTCCTTCGAACTGGTGGAATCGATCTTCCTCGACGAGAGCGAGGACGTCGTCTCGCACAATCTCGAGCACATCAAGGCGCTCGGCATCGATATCGAGATCGACGATTTCGGCACCGGCCATACCTCGATCGTCAGCCTGTTGAAGCTGAAGCCCAAGCGGCTGAAGATCGATCGTCAGCTGGTGCAGCCGATCGTCGGCGCCACGCAGGAGCGGGCGCTGGTCCGCTCGATCATCGACATCGCCCGCTCGCTCGGCGTCGAGACGGTGGCCGAAGGGGTAGAGACGGCGGCCCATGCCGAACTGCTGCGCGATCTCGGCTGCGATATCCTGCAGGGCTATGCCTTCTCGCGGCCGCTCTCCTTCGATGATTTCACCACCGAAGCCACCGGAACGGGATGGCGGCTGGCATCCTGA
- a CDS encoding type II toxin-antitoxin system YafQ family toxin — protein sequence MLKSCSSHLRETRLPSDKKQAKSASSKRASLPRQSSHTRQLQKDWERLSRSGRYDMVALKRVIGLIVDNDGPLPAELKDHELTGDWKDHRECHIGGDFLLIYTVDEKKNLVVFVAAGTHAELFE from the coding sequence GTGCTGAAGAGCTGTTCGAGTCACTTGAGAGAAACAAGATTGCCAAGTGACAAGAAACAAGCGAAGTCCGCCTCCAGCAAGCGGGCTTCGCTGCCGCGGCAATCAAGCCATACCAGGCAACTCCAAAAAGATTGGGAGCGTCTTTCGAGGTCTGGCCGATATGACATGGTCGCACTGAAGAGAGTCATCGGCTTGATCGTCGATAACGATGGTCCTCTACCGGCCGAACTTAAGGACCACGAGCTGACGGGTGACTGGAAAGATCATCGAGAATGTCATATCGGCGGGGATTTTCTCCTTATCTACACGGTAGATGAAAAAAAGAATCTGGTTGTGTTCGTGGCTGCCGGTACACATGCCGAACTCTTTGAATGA
- a CDS encoding type II toxin-antitoxin system RelB/DinJ family antitoxin: MAANAYVRARIDPSVKDGAALVLDSLGLTTSDIIRIVLTRIARDKALPVELTRPNAETIAAMEEARAIKAGRGEHFNSAEELFESLERNKIAK; this comes from the coding sequence ATGGCTGCAAACGCATATGTGCGCGCCCGCATTGACCCTTCGGTGAAGGATGGCGCCGCGTTGGTACTCGACAGTCTCGGTTTGACGACCTCGGATATCATCCGCATCGTTTTAACCAGGATTGCCCGGGATAAAGCTCTTCCGGTGGAGTTGACTCGCCCGAACGCCGAAACAATCGCTGCGATGGAGGAAGCAAGAGCCATCAAGGCGGGTCGCGGCGAGCATTTTAATAGTGCTGAAGAGCTGTTCGAGTCACTTGAGAGAAACAAGATTGCCAAGTGA
- a CDS encoding DUF1344 domain-containing protein, with the protein MRFVVATLLATASFLSPMSGFAESADVEATIKKVDTANLVLTLDDGKTYQAPEEFNFDGLEAGVKVIVFYTEVDGKRVINDLDIVK; encoded by the coding sequence ATGCGTTTCGTCGTCGCCACGCTTTTGGCAACAGCAAGTTTTCTGTCGCCGATGAGCGGTTTTGCCGAGAGCGCCGATGTCGAGGCGACGATCAAGAAGGTCGACACCGCCAATCTGGTGCTGACGCTCGATGACGGCAAAACCTATCAGGCGCCCGAGGAATTCAATTTCGACGGCCTCGAAGCCGGCGTGAAGGTCATCGTCTTCTACACCGAGGTAGACGGCAAGCGCGTCATCAACGATCTCGATATCGTCAAGTAG
- a CDS encoding DUF1902 domain-containing protein, protein MKHASIIVRADWDEEAGVWVASSNDIEGLAIEADTLEALEPKVVAAITDLFELNGFTSSLPEIPIHIMAEQLVRIPNPTY, encoded by the coding sequence ATGAAGCACGCCTCGATCATAGTGCGCGCGGATTGGGATGAGGAGGCTGGCGTTTGGGTTGCCAGCAGCAACGATATCGAAGGGTTGGCGATCGAGGCAGACACCCTCGAAGCTCTTGAGCCTAAGGTTGTCGCAGCTATAACCGATCTTTTCGAGCTGAACGGTTTTACTTCGAGCCTGCCGGAAATTCCTATCCATATTATGGCCGAACAGCTCGTTCGCATTCCCAATCCGACCTACTGA
- a CDS encoding histidine phosphatase family protein, whose protein sequence is MLIYVIRHGQTDWNAERRLQGQKDIPMNATGLEQARQNGVALGEILGDTVDEFDFVASPLQRTRATMEIVRGAMGLPPLAYRTDPRLVEISFGDWEGSTLKELKATQRERVAERNASKWDFIPPGDDAESYEILSWRTGSWLQSVDRPTVCVTHGGVIRTLFQMIADLPKSSAADGGIPQDQIVRIDTTERTIVWL, encoded by the coding sequence GTGCTTATCTACGTGATCAGACACGGCCAGACCGACTGGAATGCCGAGCGCCGCCTGCAGGGCCAGAAGGACATCCCGATGAACGCCACGGGCCTGGAACAGGCCCGGCAGAACGGGGTGGCGCTTGGCGAAATTCTCGGCGACACGGTCGATGAATTCGATTTCGTCGCAAGCCCGCTGCAGCGCACGCGCGCGACCATGGAAATCGTGCGCGGCGCCATGGGCCTGCCGCCGCTTGCCTATCGCACCGATCCGAGGCTGGTCGAGATCTCCTTCGGCGACTGGGAGGGCTCGACGCTCAAGGAGCTGAAGGCGACGCAGCGCGAGCGGGTGGCCGAACGCAACGCCTCGAAATGGGATTTCATCCCGCCGGGCGACGATGCGGAAAGCTACGAGATTCTCTCCTGGCGCACCGGCTCATGGCTGCAATCCGTCGATCGTCCCACCGTCTGCGTCACCCATGGCGGCGTCATCCGCACACTGTTCCAGATGATCGCCGACCTGCCGAAGAGCAGCGCTGCCGACGGCGGGATCCCGCAGGACCAGATTGTCAGGATCGATACGACTGAGCGGACGATCGTCTGGCTGTAG
- the fabI gene encoding enoyl-ACP reductase FabI, whose product MAQASGLMAGKRGVIMGVANNRSIAWGIAKAIHAQGGEVALTYQGDALKKRVEPLAAEIGATLVGHCDVADEATIDEVFGNVEKLWGKIDFLVHAIGFSDKDELTGRYVDTSADNFAKTMQISVYSFTSVARRAEKLMTDGGAMLTLTYYGAEKVMPNYNVMGVAKAALEASVKYLAVDLGPQNIRVNAVSAGPIKTLAASGIGDFRYILKWNEYNAPLRRTVTIEEVGDVGLYLLSDLSRSVTGEVHHADSGYHVIGMKAVDAPDISVVKD is encoded by the coding sequence ATGGCTCAAGCATCCGGCCTCATGGCAGGCAAACGCGGCGTCATCATGGGTGTCGCCAACAATCGCTCGATTGCGTGGGGTATTGCCAAGGCCATTCATGCGCAGGGCGGAGAAGTTGCGCTCACCTACCAGGGCGATGCGCTGAAGAAGCGCGTCGAGCCGCTCGCCGCCGAAATCGGCGCGACGCTGGTCGGCCACTGTGACGTTGCCGACGAAGCCACCATCGACGAGGTTTTCGGAAACGTCGAAAAGCTCTGGGGCAAGATCGATTTCCTCGTGCATGCGATCGGCTTCTCCGACAAGGACGAGCTGACCGGCCGCTACGTCGACACCTCGGCCGACAATTTCGCCAAGACGATGCAGATCTCCGTCTATTCCTTCACCTCGGTCGCACGCCGCGCCGAGAAGCTGATGACGGATGGCGGCGCCATGCTGACGCTGACCTATTACGGCGCCGAAAAGGTGATGCCGAACTATAACGTCATGGGTGTCGCCAAGGCCGCGCTCGAAGCGAGCGTCAAGTATCTGGCCGTCGACCTCGGACCGCAGAACATCCGCGTCAACGCCGTCTCGGCCGGCCCGATCAAGACGCTTGCAGCCTCCGGCATCGGCGATTTCCGCTATATTCTGAAGTGGAACGAATACAACGCGCCGCTGCGCCGCACCGTCACCATCGAGGAAGTCGGCGATGTCGGCCTCTATCTGCTGTCCGACCTCTCGCGCTCCGTCACCGGCGAAGTGCACCATGCCGACAGCGGCTATCATGTCATCGGCATGAAGGCGGTCGACGCCCCTGACATTTCGGTCGTCAAGGACTGA
- a CDS encoding DnaJ C-terminal domain-containing protein, with amino-acid sequence MRDPYKILGVKRDAAADEIKAAWRNMAKSAHPDHNQGDPTATARFAEIGRAYETLKDPRKRSLFDNAVRMAEAKKNEQTIMQQRQAAREAAVRAKAAQANAERVMEELARAAQKAAADGSRQQAGSAEPADEMVDRIFGAQARAAAGGQAQARAQQAQYQQAQSQQTQNQQAQNQQASEAGRRVDGDAAEADTRNDEEAGEAGPNAGANLPLPLSILTSLVRRFTGAKDTGLEKAPDEVATATVTIDDVLKSGWITASLPEGREIGFALPAGTRDGHELRLKGQGFKLPGMQRGDAVINIRIAPDPRFTVDGFDLHAVLPLSIENAVLGTEARIEGPSGPLTVTVPAWSGSDKTINIPGQGLPREEGGRGDLVVELRIILWEKPDDKVTDLMRSMREGLFL; translated from the coding sequence ATGCGCGATCCTTATAAAATTCTGGGCGTCAAGCGCGACGCGGCAGCGGACGAGATCAAGGCGGCCTGGCGCAACATGGCCAAGTCAGCCCATCCCGACCACAATCAGGGTGACCCGACGGCAACGGCCCGGTTCGCCGAGATCGGCCGCGCCTATGAAACGCTGAAGGACCCGCGCAAACGCAGCCTGTTCGACAATGCCGTGCGGATGGCGGAAGCCAAGAAGAACGAACAGACGATCATGCAGCAGCGCCAGGCCGCGCGTGAGGCCGCCGTGCGCGCCAAGGCGGCGCAGGCCAATGCCGAGCGGGTGATGGAAGAGCTTGCGCGCGCCGCCCAGAAGGCCGCCGCCGACGGCTCCAGACAACAGGCAGGATCGGCCGAGCCCGCCGACGAGATGGTCGATCGCATTTTCGGCGCCCAGGCCCGCGCTGCGGCCGGCGGCCAGGCGCAGGCTCGCGCGCAACAGGCGCAATACCAGCAGGCCCAGAGCCAGCAGACACAGAATCAACAGGCCCAGAACCAACAGGCGAGCGAGGCCGGCAGGCGCGTGGATGGCGACGCCGCCGAGGCCGATACCAGGAACGACGAGGAGGCCGGCGAGGCTGGGCCGAATGCCGGCGCCAACCTGCCGCTGCCGCTCAGTATCCTGACATCCCTGGTGCGCCGTTTCACCGGCGCCAAGGATACCGGCCTGGAAAAAGCACCGGACGAGGTGGCGACGGCGACGGTAACGATCGACGACGTGCTGAAGAGCGGCTGGATCACCGCGTCACTGCCGGAGGGCCGCGAGATCGGCTTCGCATTGCCGGCCGGCACAAGGGATGGTCACGAGCTGCGGCTCAAGGGACAGGGCTTCAAGCTGCCGGGCATGCAGCGCGGCGATGCCGTCATCAACATCCGCATTGCGCCCGATCCGCGCTTCACGGTCGACGGTTTCGATCTGCATGCGGTGCTGCCGCTCAGCATCGAAAATGCCGTTCTCGGCACCGAGGCGCGCATCGAGGGACCGAGCGGGCCGCTCACCGTCACGGTTCCCGCATGGTCGGGCTCGGACAAGACGATCAATATCCCCGGCCAGGGATTGCCCCGCGAAGAGGGCGGCAGAGGCGATCTCGTCGTCGAATTGCGCATTATCCTGTGGGAAAAGCCCGACGATAAAGTCACCGATCTCATGCGGAGCATGCGCGAAGGCCTGTTCCTGTGA
- a CDS encoding RT0821/Lpp0805 family surface protein has protein sequence MEVIAKSYRHTKGLRRRSSTFFVIGAAMLSLSGCLAGGMDFLSEAKVDRSVATGTVPQTPPSTDTLSDEMTVRNAVTSADVQRLEGQPLPWANASTGSAGVIDTIVENNESGQVCRQFRTTRHSYVGIAKFYGKTCLVGGGNWQLLSFQPES, from the coding sequence GTGGAAGTCATAGCAAAGTCATATCGCCATACAAAGGGCCTGCGGCGTCGCAGCAGCACGTTCTTCGTCATCGGCGCCGCAATGCTTTCGCTTTCCGGCTGCCTGGCAGGCGGCATGGATTTTCTCAGCGAAGCCAAGGTCGACCGGTCGGTGGCAACCGGCACCGTGCCGCAGACGCCGCCGAGCACCGATACGCTGTCGGACGAGATGACCGTGCGCAATGCCGTAACCTCGGCCGATGTGCAAAGGCTCGAGGGCCAACCGCTTCCCTGGGCGAATGCATCGACGGGCAGCGCCGGCGTCATCGATACGATCGTCGAGAACAATGAGTCGGGCCAGGTCTGCCGCCAATTCCGCACGACGCGGCATTCCTATGTCGGCATCGCCAAATTCTACGGCAAGACCTGCCTCGTCGGCGGCGGCAACTGGCAGCTCTTGAGCTTCCAGCCGGAAAGTTAA
- the pdxH gene encoding pyridoxamine 5'-phosphate oxidase — MSANELTSGDFTESGEPFKLFAEWLGEAEASEPNDPNAVALATVDEDGLPNVRMVLLKGFDDNGFVFYTNFESQKGREILGQKKAAMCFHWKSLRRQVRLRGPVEIVTDAEADAYFKTRARGSRIGAWASKQSRPLESRFALEKAVAEYTARYAIGEIPRPAHWSGFRIRPTSIEFWKDQNFRLHDRIEFRRPLPEGAWDKVRMYP, encoded by the coding sequence ATGTCGGCAAACGAGTTAACAAGCGGTGACTTTACCGAAAGTGGCGAACCCTTCAAGCTCTTTGCCGAATGGCTTGGCGAAGCGGAGGCTTCCGAACCCAACGACCCGAACGCCGTAGCGCTGGCAACGGTCGATGAGGATGGTCTTCCCAATGTCCGCATGGTTCTCCTGAAGGGATTCGACGACAACGGTTTCGTCTTCTACACCAATTTCGAGAGCCAGAAAGGCCGTGAAATTCTGGGCCAGAAAAAGGCGGCCATGTGCTTTCACTGGAAAAGCCTGCGCCGCCAGGTAAGGCTGCGCGGCCCGGTCGAGATCGTCACCGATGCCGAGGCCGACGCCTATTTTAAGACGCGGGCCCGCGGCAGCCGGATCGGCGCCTGGGCCTCGAAGCAATCTCGCCCGCTCGAAAGCCGTTTCGCGCTTGAGAAAGCCGTGGCTGAATATACCGCCCGTTATGCCATCGGCGAAATTCCGCGCCCTGCCCATTGGTCGGGCTTCCGCATCCGGCCGACCTCGATCGAATTCTGGAAGGACCAGAACTTCCGCCTGCATGACCGCATCGAATTTCGCCGGCCGTTGCCGGAAGGCGCATGGGACAAGGTCAGGATGTATCCGTAA
- a CDS encoding polysaccharide deacetylase family protein: protein MTGQLKRLAKRAAIGAGLELSWLIAAAGLMRQARGRGVVFTLHHVRPHVPQAFEPNAHLEITPGFLDTALRRLKREGYRFVPLDQVPALLAEPEGGKPFAAFTLDDGYINNLEHALPVFEQHRAPFTVFVAKGFAEGSHSIWWETLAVLLRRSGELRFNFGRGSERLALDDPQQQWDAFDRFAAFIHRSDEARAVAAIDMLARENGIEPTDITRALVMEPGQLQRLANHPLATLGAHTISHRALARLPEAEARIEMQVSADYVEAITGNRPKTIAYPYGTPEAATSREAAIARNLGFELAVTTQPGLPAAAQTGYLSRISLNGFYQKRRYVSALASGIPLKLMGK, encoded by the coding sequence ATGACGGGACAATTGAAGCGACTGGCAAAACGCGCGGCGATCGGCGCCGGGCTCGAGCTTTCCTGGCTGATTGCCGCCGCCGGGCTGATGCGCCAGGCGCGCGGACGCGGCGTCGTCTTCACGCTGCATCATGTCCGCCCGCACGTGCCGCAGGCGTTCGAGCCGAATGCGCATCTCGAAATCACCCCCGGCTTTCTCGATACGGCACTGCGGCGGCTGAAGCGGGAGGGCTATCGTTTCGTGCCGCTCGATCAGGTGCCGGCGCTGCTGGCCGAGCCCGAGGGCGGAAAGCCGTTTGCCGCCTTCACGCTCGACGACGGCTACATCAACAATCTGGAGCACGCACTGCCGGTGTTCGAACAGCATCGGGCGCCGTTCACGGTCTTCGTCGCCAAGGGTTTTGCCGAGGGCTCGCACAGCATCTGGTGGGAGACGCTCGCTGTCCTCCTGCGCCGGTCAGGCGAACTTCGCTTCAATTTCGGCCGTGGCAGCGAGCGGCTGGCACTCGACGATCCGCAGCAGCAATGGGATGCCTTCGACCGATTCGCCGCCTTTATCCACCGGTCCGACGAGGCGCGCGCCGTCGCCGCGATCGACATGCTGGCGCGGGAAAACGGCATCGAGCCGACCGATATCACCCGCGCGCTGGTGATGGAGCCCGGCCAGTTGCAGCGGCTGGCGAACCATCCGCTCGCCACGCTCGGCGCTCATACGATCAGTCATCGGGCGCTGGCCCGCCTGCCGGAAGCCGAAGCGCGGATAGAAATGCAGGTTTCGGCCGACTACGTCGAGGCGATAACAGGAAACCGTCCCAAGACGATCGCCTATCCCTACGGCACGCCGGAGGCTGCGACCAGCCGCGAGGCGGCGATTGCCAGAAATCTCGGCTTTGAGCTTGCGGTCACCACCCAGCCAGGGCTGCCGGCGGCAGCGCAAACCGGCTATCTCTCGCGCATTTCGCTCAACGGTTTTTACCAGAAGCGACGCTACGTCTCCGCCCTTGCCTCCGGCATTCCGCTGAAGCTGATGGGCAAATAG
- a CDS encoding D-alanyl-D-alanine carboxypeptidase family protein, translating into MRTLLAAVLTVTLAVSAPLAALAGSASLVLDARTGKVLAAENADTLNHPASLTKMMTLYLTFEALKRGKIAWDTPIKMSKYAASRPPTKLGVKAGGTITVREAVYGMIIKSANDAASAMGEKLGGSESGFARMMTAKARQLGMSRTVFVNASGLPDGRQVTTARDMSTLAIALMKNYPNEYRLFSVASFNFRGRTVRGHNNLMYRYQGMDGIKTGYTNASGFNLVSAVRDGNRRVVGVVLGGRTARSRDDKMAGLLDRYLGRASSSGGAKLVASVGAREPVEVASAADDSDVPVPLSAPRPADDLAAKSLAYADDAVVPLERPVAMDEILNAGKAPKMSAEKTDGDWQIQISAAPSADAARALLAQAKSEGGAPLVSASPYTEAVGKGANKIYRARFVGFASKDAAVSACDALKQRSYDCMLLPDHS; encoded by the coding sequence ATGAGAACGCTTCTGGCGGCTGTTTTGACCGTAACGCTGGCCGTTTCGGCGCCTCTTGCGGCTCTGGCCGGCAGCGCTTCATTGGTCCTCGATGCCCGCACCGGCAAGGTTCTCGCCGCCGAAAACGCCGATACGCTGAACCATCCGGCCTCGTTGACGAAGATGATGACGCTCTACCTCACCTTCGAAGCTTTGAAGCGCGGCAAGATCGCCTGGGATACGCCGATCAAGATGTCGAAATACGCCGCTTCCCGGCCGCCGACCAAGCTCGGCGTCAAGGCTGGCGGCACGATCACCGTGCGCGAGGCGGTCTATGGCATGATCATCAAATCCGCCAATGATGCCGCCTCCGCCATGGGCGAGAAGCTCGGCGGCTCGGAAAGCGGTTTTGCCCGGATGATGACGGCCAAGGCCCGCCAGCTCGGCATGAGCCGCACTGTCTTCGTCAACGCGTCCGGCCTGCCGGACGGCCGCCAGGTCACCACGGCGCGCGATATGTCGACGCTCGCCATCGCGCTGATGAAGAATTATCCGAACGAATACCGGCTGTTTTCGGTGGCAAGCTTCAATTTCCGCGGCCGCACCGTGCGCGGCCACAACAATCTGATGTACCGCTACCAGGGCATGGACGGCATCAAGACCGGTTATACCAACGCCTCCGGCTTCAATCTCGTCAGCGCTGTTCGGGACGGCAACCGCCGCGTCGTCGGCGTCGTGCTCGGCGGCCGCACCGCCCGCAGCCGCGACGACAAGATGGCCGGTCTGCTCGACCGTTATCTCGGCCGTGCCTCTTCTTCCGGCGGCGCCAAGCTGGTGGCGAGCGTCGGCGCCAGGGAGCCTGTAGAAGTTGCCTCCGCCGCCGACGATTCCGATGTTCCGGTGCCGCTCAGCGCACCGCGCCCGGCCGACGATCTCGCAGCAAAGAGCCTGGCCTATGCCGATGACGCCGTCGTGCCGCTGGAGCGTCCGGTCGCAATGGACGAAATCCTGAACGCCGGCAAGGCGCCGAAAATGTCGGCGGAAAAGACCGATGGCGACTGGCAGATACAGATCTCGGCCGCCCCGAGCGCCGATGCCGCGCGCGCGCTTCTCGCCCAGGCAAAGTCTGAAGGCGGCGCGCCGCTGGTTTCCGCCTCGCCCTATACCGAGGCGGTCGGCAAGGGCGCCAACAAGATCTACCGCGCCCGCTTCGTCGGCTTCGCCAGCAAGGACGCAGCCGTTTCCGCCTGCGATGCGCTGAAGCAGCGCTCCTACGACTGCATGCTGCTGCCGGACCACAGCTGA